In Cydia amplana chromosome 13, ilCydAmpl1.1, whole genome shotgun sequence, a single genomic region encodes these proteins:
- the LOC134653711 gene encoding uncharacterized protein LOC134653711: MPHYKIPLLKNEEQQDIVQFNSIQNDEEIGGKIENLLGKHKEVVTEKLGKTNILNYEIKLIDNVPVRSRFYPLSPPKAAEMEAHIKQLLDKGIIEKSSSPYASPAFLIDKASGGKRLCCDYRAYKYVPFGLCVSPQSLNRVVDMIFGDIKYKYIIPFVDDICVFSKDKESHVQHLDEVLSRLALGAVLQQEVDGALAPVCYASRTLSSAERRQTVYELECAAAVFGVTKFKQYLEVAPFELQTDNAALSWLFEHPKQIGKQMQWNA, translated from the exons ATGCCGCATTATAAAATACCATTGTTGAAAAATGAAGAGCAGCAAGATATAGTACAGTTTAACAGCATTCAAAACGATGAGGAAATTGGAGGTAAAATAGAAAATTTATTAGGAAAACACAAAGAAGTCGTAACGGAAAAATTAGGTAAAACTAACATCCTGAACTATGAGATAAAACTCATTGATAATGTTCCGGTTCGCTCACGATTTTATCCGCTGTCGCCGCCGAAAGCCGCGGAAATGGAGGCACATATTAAACAACTTCTTGATAAAGGTATCATTGAAAAATCGAGTTCACCATATGCGTCACCAGCATTTTTAATCGACAAAGCCAGTGGTGGCAAGCGACTTTGCTGCGATTACAGGGCG tacaaatatgTTCCTTTCGGGCTCTGTGTAAGTCCGCAGTCATTAAACAGGGTGGTCGATATGATATTTGGTGATATAAAATACAAGTATATAATCCCATTTGTGGACGACATTTGTGTTTTTTCCAAAGACAAGGAATCGCACGTGCAACACCTAGACGAGGTGTTGAGTAGACTTG CTCTTGGAGCTGTGCTTCAGCAGGAAGTGGACGGGGCCCTGGCGCCGGTGTGTTACGCGAGCCGCACGCTGTCGAGCGCCGAACGTCGCCAGACGGTCTACGAACTAGAGTGTGCCGCCGCCGTATTCGGAGTCactaaatttaaacaatatttagaaGTCGCGCCGTTTGAACTTCAAACCGATAATGCTGCATTATCTTGGCTTTTTGAACATCCTAAACAGATTGGAAA